One Primulina tabacum isolate GXHZ01 chromosome 10, ASM2559414v2, whole genome shotgun sequence DNA segment encodes these proteins:
- the LOC142505624 gene encoding SART-1 family protein DOT2-like isoform X1 yields the protein MLVEDDTPTKERWTGDYDDSEGNESDEKADLGKQRSKDNNKNNGHREEKDYKSRDKERLRMVESSKEREKENKDSASNKSRRKDRDERVKDEVRDRVMDKDVDREKRRERERDKERRDRGKEKEQERRREKDLEKDGDRGRDTDRGREKIRDKDKDKDKDREKERDRAKDKEREKQKDREREKDNGRERFKEADERDKGKEKFREKEKQTAQEKDRARDRGRSDRRQKDGGRERSQGVEEDVVNHVQDHQSTKEVNIPDDDNDPKILQRQQNSDAVLVAVVPLESSNLEERILKMREERLKKPSEGASEVLSWVKRSRKIEQKTTSEKERALQLSKVFEEQDNMNDEGSDDEKITQHTSEDLGGVKILHGLDKVLEGGAVVLTLKDQNILADSDVNQEVDMLENVEIGEQKRRDEAYRAAKKKTGVYDDKFNDEPGVPKKMLSQYDDPVTEEGVTLDSSGRFTGEAERKLEELRKRIQGVPTSNLSENLNSIGKISTDYYTEEEMMKFKKPKKKKSLRKKDKLDLNALEAEAISSGLGAGDLGSRSDGRRQNLREEQERMETEKRSNAYQSAYAKADEASKALRREQINFIQTEEDDTFVFGDDDDELRKSLERARKIALKKQDEKEKSAPHVANFLATSTNDSPADNSNYGSGDQQENKVVFTEVEEFVWGLQIDEDAQKFDQEDVFMEEDAVPDTSDQEMKDEDLGWAEVKETAKDERPAKEEEEVVPDETIHESAVGKGLAGALKLLKDRGTLKETIEWGGRNMDKKKSKLVGIYDNDGAKEILIERTDEYGRILTPKESFRLLSHKFHGKGPGKMKQEKRMRQYQEELKVKQMKNADTPSLSVERMRDAQAKLQTPYLVLSGNVKTGQTIDTGSGFATVEKDLAGGLTPMLGNRKVEHFLNIKRKSEPGDAAAQKKPKT from the exons ATGCTGGTTGAAGATGACACTCCTACAAAGGAGAGGTGGACCGGAGACTACGATGATTCAGAAGGAAATGAGTCTGACGAAAAAGCAGATTTGGGTAAACAACGAAGCAAAGATAATAATAAGAACAATGGTCACAGGGAGGAGAAAGATTACAAAAGTAGGGATAAAGAAAGACTAAGGATGGTTGAGAGCTCGAAGGAAAGAGAGAAAGAGAATAAAGATTCAGCATCCAATAAGAGTAGAAGGAAGGACAGAGACGAGCGAGTAAAAGATGAGGTTCGAGATAGAGTCATGGATAAAGACGTTGATCGTGAAAAGCGCAGGGAAAGAGAGAGAGATAAAGAAAGAAGGGATCGAGGAAAGGAAAAGGAGCAAGAGCGGAGGAGGGAGAAAGATTTGGAGAAGGATGGTGATAGAGGACGTGATACAGACAGAGGCCGTGAGAAGATTAGAGACAAGGATAAAGACAAGGATAAAGACAGGGAAAAGGAAAGGGATAGAGCAAAAGATAAAGAGCGGGAAAAGCAAAAAGACAGGGAGAGGGAAAAGGATAATGGCAGAGAAAGGTTTAAAGAGGCAGATGAGAGAGACAAAGGGAAGGAGAAATTTAGAGAGAAAGAAAAGCAGACAGCTCAAGAGAAGGATAGGGCGAGAGACAGAGGTAGGAGTGATCGTAGACAGAAGGATGGGGGTCGTGAAAGGAGCCAAGGTGTGGAGGAGGATGTTGTTAATCATGTTCAAGATCATCAATCTACTAAGGAGGTTAATATCCCTGATGATGATAATGATCCCAAAATTCTCCAGCGCCAACAAAATTCTGATGCTGTGCTTGTTGCTGTAGTACCTCTTGAATCTTCAAACTTGGAAGAACGCATTTTAAA AATGCGAGAAGAAAGATTGAAGAAGCCATCAGAAGGTGCTTCTGAGGTTTTATCATGGGTGAAGAGGAGCCGAAAAATCGAACAAAAAACGACTTCTGAAAAGGAAAGAGCATTGCAGCTTTCTAAAGTATTTGAAGAGCAG GACAATATGAATGATGAAGGAAGCGATGATGAGAAAATAACACAGCACACGTCTG AAGATTTAGGTGGGGTCAAAATTCTTCATGGTCTCGATAAAGTTCTTGAAGGTGGGGCAGTTGTCTTGACACTCAAAGATCAGAACATACTTGCAGACAGTGACGTCAATCAAG AGGTTGATATGCTTGAAAATGTGGAGATTGGTGAACAGAAACGAAGGGATGAAGCTTATAGGGCCGCAAAGAAGAAAACGGGTGTTTATGATGACAA GTTTAATGACGAACCTGGTGTCCCGAAGAAAATGCTTTCGCAATATGATGATCCTGTCACAGAAGag GGGGTAACTCTTGATTCAAGTGGACGTTTCACTGGTGAAGCCGAAAGAAAATTGGAAGAG CTCCGAAAAAGAATACAGGGGGTTCCTACTAGCAATCTAAGCGAAAATCTCAATTCAATTGGGAAAATATCGACAGATTATTACACTGAGGAagaaatgatgaagtttaaaAAGCCAAAGAAAAAGAAGTCCCTGAGGAAGAAGGATAAGCTGGACTTAAATGCCCTTGAAGCAGAGGCGATATCCTCTGGGTTAGGTGCTGGAGATCTTGGTTCAAGAAGTGATGGGAGAAGACAAAATCTTAGGGAGGAACAAGAGAGGATGGAGACAGAAAAGAGAAGTAATGCTTACCAATCAGCATATGCTAAAGCAGATGAGGCTTCTAAAGCGCTTCGACGAGAGCAAATCAATTTCATACAAACAGAAGAAGATGACACTTTTGTGTTcggtgatgatgatgatgagctTCGAAAATCGTTGGAGAGGGCAAGAAAAATAGCCTTGAAAAAACaagatgaaaaagaaaaatctgCTCCACATGTTGCAAACTTTCTTGCTACTTCCACTAATGATTCCCCAGCAGACAATTCAAATTATGGGTCTGGAGACCAACAAGAGAATAAGGTTGTCTTCACAGAAGTGGAAGAATTTGTCTGGGGTCTGCAGATTGATGAAG ATGCTCAAAAGTTTGACCAGGAAGATGTTTTCATGGAGGAAGATGCAGTACCAGATACCTCTGATCAGGAAATGAAAGATGAAGATCTTGGCTGGGCAGAGGTAAAAGAAACTGCAAAAGATGAAAGGCCTGCTAAGGAGGAAGAAGAGGTTGTTCCAGATGAAACAATTCACGAATCTGCTGTTGGGAAGGGTCTAGCTGGGGCTCTCAAACTTTTAAAAGATCGAGGAACACTCAAAGAAACTATTGAATGGGGTGGTCGAAACATGGACAAAAAGAAAAGCAAACTCGTTGGCATCTATGATAATGATGGAGCTAAGGAAATACTCATTGAGAGGACCGATGAGTATGGACGAATT TTGACACCAAAAGAATCTTTTCGGCTTCTTTCACATAAGTTCCATGGGAAGGGTCCTGGAAAAATGAAACAAGAAAAGCGTATGCGGCAATACCAGGAGGaattaaaagtaaaacaaatgaaaaatgCAGACACTCCATCTCTTTCAGTGGAGAGAATGAGAGATGCTCAAGCTAAACTACAAACACCGTATCTTGTATTGAGTGGGAACGTCAAAACGGG TCAAACAATTGATACTGGAAGTGGCTTTGCAACAGTTGAGAAAGACCTTGCTGGAGGCTTAACCCCCATGCTTGGTAATAGGAAG GTCGAGCACTTTTTAAATATCAAACGCAAGTCCGAGCCAGGAGATGCAGCTGCCCAAAAGAAGCCTAAAACTTGA
- the LOC142505624 gene encoding SART-1 family protein DOT2-like isoform X2: MLVEDDTPTKERWTGDYDDSEGNESDEKADLGKQRSKDNNKNNGHREEKDYKSRDKERLRMVESSKEREKENKDSASNKSRRKDRDERVKDEVRDRVMDKDVDREKRRERERDKERRDRGKEKEQERRREKDLEKDGDRGRDTDRGREKIRDKDKDKDKDREKERDRAKDKEREKQKDREREKDNGRERFKEADERDKGKEKFREKEKQTAQEKDRARDRGRSDRRQKDGGRERSQGVEEDVVNHVQDHQSTKEVNIPDDDNDPKILQRQQNSDAVLVAVVPLESSNLEERILKMREERLKKPSEGASEVLSWVKRSRKIEQKTTSEKERALQLSKVFEEQDNMNDEGSDDEKITQHTSDLGGVKILHGLDKVLEGGAVVLTLKDQNILADSDVNQEVDMLENVEIGEQKRRDEAYRAAKKKTGVYDDKFNDEPGVPKKMLSQYDDPVTEEGVTLDSSGRFTGEAERKLEELRKRIQGVPTSNLSENLNSIGKISTDYYTEEEMMKFKKPKKKKSLRKKDKLDLNALEAEAISSGLGAGDLGSRSDGRRQNLREEQERMETEKRSNAYQSAYAKADEASKALRREQINFIQTEEDDTFVFGDDDDELRKSLERARKIALKKQDEKEKSAPHVANFLATSTNDSPADNSNYGSGDQQENKVVFTEVEEFVWGLQIDEDAQKFDQEDVFMEEDAVPDTSDQEMKDEDLGWAEVKETAKDERPAKEEEEVVPDETIHESAVGKGLAGALKLLKDRGTLKETIEWGGRNMDKKKSKLVGIYDNDGAKEILIERTDEYGRILTPKESFRLLSHKFHGKGPGKMKQEKRMRQYQEELKVKQMKNADTPSLSVERMRDAQAKLQTPYLVLSGNVKTGQTIDTGSGFATVEKDLAGGLTPMLGNRKVEHFLNIKRKSEPGDAAAQKKPKT; this comes from the exons ATGCTGGTTGAAGATGACACTCCTACAAAGGAGAGGTGGACCGGAGACTACGATGATTCAGAAGGAAATGAGTCTGACGAAAAAGCAGATTTGGGTAAACAACGAAGCAAAGATAATAATAAGAACAATGGTCACAGGGAGGAGAAAGATTACAAAAGTAGGGATAAAGAAAGACTAAGGATGGTTGAGAGCTCGAAGGAAAGAGAGAAAGAGAATAAAGATTCAGCATCCAATAAGAGTAGAAGGAAGGACAGAGACGAGCGAGTAAAAGATGAGGTTCGAGATAGAGTCATGGATAAAGACGTTGATCGTGAAAAGCGCAGGGAAAGAGAGAGAGATAAAGAAAGAAGGGATCGAGGAAAGGAAAAGGAGCAAGAGCGGAGGAGGGAGAAAGATTTGGAGAAGGATGGTGATAGAGGACGTGATACAGACAGAGGCCGTGAGAAGATTAGAGACAAGGATAAAGACAAGGATAAAGACAGGGAAAAGGAAAGGGATAGAGCAAAAGATAAAGAGCGGGAAAAGCAAAAAGACAGGGAGAGGGAAAAGGATAATGGCAGAGAAAGGTTTAAAGAGGCAGATGAGAGAGACAAAGGGAAGGAGAAATTTAGAGAGAAAGAAAAGCAGACAGCTCAAGAGAAGGATAGGGCGAGAGACAGAGGTAGGAGTGATCGTAGACAGAAGGATGGGGGTCGTGAAAGGAGCCAAGGTGTGGAGGAGGATGTTGTTAATCATGTTCAAGATCATCAATCTACTAAGGAGGTTAATATCCCTGATGATGATAATGATCCCAAAATTCTCCAGCGCCAACAAAATTCTGATGCTGTGCTTGTTGCTGTAGTACCTCTTGAATCTTCAAACTTGGAAGAACGCATTTTAAA AATGCGAGAAGAAAGATTGAAGAAGCCATCAGAAGGTGCTTCTGAGGTTTTATCATGGGTGAAGAGGAGCCGAAAAATCGAACAAAAAACGACTTCTGAAAAGGAAAGAGCATTGCAGCTTTCTAAAGTATTTGAAGAGCAG GACAATATGAATGATGAAGGAAGCGATGATGAGAAAATAACACAGCACACGTCTG ATTTAGGTGGGGTCAAAATTCTTCATGGTCTCGATAAAGTTCTTGAAGGTGGGGCAGTTGTCTTGACACTCAAAGATCAGAACATACTTGCAGACAGTGACGTCAATCAAG AGGTTGATATGCTTGAAAATGTGGAGATTGGTGAACAGAAACGAAGGGATGAAGCTTATAGGGCCGCAAAGAAGAAAACGGGTGTTTATGATGACAA GTTTAATGACGAACCTGGTGTCCCGAAGAAAATGCTTTCGCAATATGATGATCCTGTCACAGAAGag GGGGTAACTCTTGATTCAAGTGGACGTTTCACTGGTGAAGCCGAAAGAAAATTGGAAGAG CTCCGAAAAAGAATACAGGGGGTTCCTACTAGCAATCTAAGCGAAAATCTCAATTCAATTGGGAAAATATCGACAGATTATTACACTGAGGAagaaatgatgaagtttaaaAAGCCAAAGAAAAAGAAGTCCCTGAGGAAGAAGGATAAGCTGGACTTAAATGCCCTTGAAGCAGAGGCGATATCCTCTGGGTTAGGTGCTGGAGATCTTGGTTCAAGAAGTGATGGGAGAAGACAAAATCTTAGGGAGGAACAAGAGAGGATGGAGACAGAAAAGAGAAGTAATGCTTACCAATCAGCATATGCTAAAGCAGATGAGGCTTCTAAAGCGCTTCGACGAGAGCAAATCAATTTCATACAAACAGAAGAAGATGACACTTTTGTGTTcggtgatgatgatgatgagctTCGAAAATCGTTGGAGAGGGCAAGAAAAATAGCCTTGAAAAAACaagatgaaaaagaaaaatctgCTCCACATGTTGCAAACTTTCTTGCTACTTCCACTAATGATTCCCCAGCAGACAATTCAAATTATGGGTCTGGAGACCAACAAGAGAATAAGGTTGTCTTCACAGAAGTGGAAGAATTTGTCTGGGGTCTGCAGATTGATGAAG ATGCTCAAAAGTTTGACCAGGAAGATGTTTTCATGGAGGAAGATGCAGTACCAGATACCTCTGATCAGGAAATGAAAGATGAAGATCTTGGCTGGGCAGAGGTAAAAGAAACTGCAAAAGATGAAAGGCCTGCTAAGGAGGAAGAAGAGGTTGTTCCAGATGAAACAATTCACGAATCTGCTGTTGGGAAGGGTCTAGCTGGGGCTCTCAAACTTTTAAAAGATCGAGGAACACTCAAAGAAACTATTGAATGGGGTGGTCGAAACATGGACAAAAAGAAAAGCAAACTCGTTGGCATCTATGATAATGATGGAGCTAAGGAAATACTCATTGAGAGGACCGATGAGTATGGACGAATT TTGACACCAAAAGAATCTTTTCGGCTTCTTTCACATAAGTTCCATGGGAAGGGTCCTGGAAAAATGAAACAAGAAAAGCGTATGCGGCAATACCAGGAGGaattaaaagtaaaacaaatgaaaaatgCAGACACTCCATCTCTTTCAGTGGAGAGAATGAGAGATGCTCAAGCTAAACTACAAACACCGTATCTTGTATTGAGTGGGAACGTCAAAACGGG TCAAACAATTGATACTGGAAGTGGCTTTGCAACAGTTGAGAAAGACCTTGCTGGAGGCTTAACCCCCATGCTTGGTAATAGGAAG GTCGAGCACTTTTTAAATATCAAACGCAAGTCCGAGCCAGGAGATGCAGCTGCCCAAAAGAAGCCTAAAACTTGA
- the LOC142505625 gene encoding galacturonokinase-like translates to MGEMFWPSESELNFIKTKVAEMSGRDAKEVRVVVSPYRICPLGAHVDHQGGTVSAMTINKGILLGFVPSNDSKVVIQSGQFKGEVRFCVDEIQLPKNAIKLNNSGQPNGSGPGEVYSWGNYARGAIFALQKSGNHIKKGIIGFIYGAEGLDSSGLSSSAAVGVAYLLAFESSNNLTVDPAENIEYDRLIENEYLGLKNGILDQSAILLSSYGCLTCMNCKTKEHKLVRAPEMNSQCNIGINKKFKILLAFSGLKQALTTNPGYNRRVAECQEAARTLLQASGNEGLEPHLSNVESEVYEQHKCKLDPILAKRAEHYFSENKRVLNGLDSWASGNLEEFGKLISASGLSSIQNYECGSEPLIQLYEILVKAPGVYGARFSGAGFRGCCVAFVDANHALEAASFVEKKYTTLQPKLASQINEGKVVLICDASDCARVI, encoded by the exons ATGGGTGAAATGTTTTGGCCTTCTGAATCAGAG TTAAATTTCATCAAGACAAAGGTTGCTGAAATGTCTGGTAGAGATGCCAAAGAGGTCAGAGTTGTCGTATCCCCTTATAGGATTTGTCCACTAGGTGCTCATGTTGACCACCAG GGCGGAACTGTTTCAGCTATGACAATCAATAAGGGTATACTTCTAGGATTTGTTCCATCCAATGACTCTAAG GTTGTAATACAATCAGGACAGTTCAAGGGCGAAGTTAGGTTCTG TGTAGATGAAATACAGCTGCCAAAGAATGCTATCAAATTGAATAATTCAGGCCAACCAAATGGTTCTGGTCCTGGGGAGGTATATAGCTGGGGAAATTATGCCAGAGGAGCAATTTTTGCTTTACAGAAGAGCGGCAACCATATTAAAAAG GGTATTATTGGATTTATTTATGGTGCTGAGGGGCTAGACAGTTCAGGCCTTAGCTCTTCCGCAGCT GTTGGTGTGGCATATCTGCTGGCCTTTGAAAGTTCAAATAACCTTACAGTTGATCCTGCagaaaatattgaatatgatag GCTGATTGAAAATGAATATCTTGGATTGAAAAATGGCATACTCGATCAGTCAGCCATACTGCTTTCAAGCTATGGATGTTTAACTTGTATGAACTGCAAG ACCAAAGAACACAAACTCGTACGGGCTCCAGAAATGAATAGTCAATGTAACATCGGGATTAAcaagaaattcaagattttGCTGGCATTTTCCGGCTTGAAGCAGGCATTGACAACTAATCCTGGATACAATCGACGAGTTGCAGAATGTCAAGAAGCTGCAAGAACTCTGCTTCA GGCTTCAGGAAATGAAGGACTAGAGCCTCACCTATCAAACG TTGAGTCCGAAGTTTATGAACAACACAAG TGCAAATTGGATCCCATTCTTGCTAAAAGAGCAGAACACTATTTCTCAGAGAATAAGCGAGTTTTGAATG GGCTCGACTCTTGGGCTTCTGGGAATCTTGAGGAATTTGGAAAACTAATCTCAGCATCTGGTTTGAGTTCTATACAGAACTACGAATGCG GTAGCGAACCACTTATTCAGTTATACGAGATTCTGGTGAAGGCCCCGGGAGTGTATGGAGCTCGATTTAGTGGAGCAGGATTTCGAGGCTGCTGCGTTGCATTTGTAGACGCTAACCATGCTTTAGAAGCAGCGTCATTTGTCGAGAAAAAGTATACCACCCTTCAGCCGAAGCTAGCAAGCCAGATTAATGAAGGCAAAGTAGTGCTGATATGTGATGCTAGTGATTGTGCTCGTGTAATTTGA